One window of the Salvia splendens isolate huo1 chromosome 1, SspV2, whole genome shotgun sequence genome contains the following:
- the LOC121748093 gene encoding uncharacterized protein LOC121748093 translates to MHANQFIWRPYVNRNLADICVAGRPIWTSMTTLICWNMVEPHMPQRVLRQFGIVQPYIPLVDRFHGTDFTKQDRRGKAGRNWVEWHAKHIQDWHNRHDTVYVDLEYSFEPVATDEYMDWFRRITVVYLTKPGVHAPEGFHETAASHHYAVDTLHKIRHFLREQDMSGRPDLFTISRMVEHGLQICGEAETMDYRPSQRSEMDIEVPVRQKAKRRGKKKVGGQSSSSRMDTQLVDDSDDDFEAPPPPRSAVRGRHSVSHTGGTGEDIGLSDQQSPPRSSVRDDFFDVDLENAVVEDTPPSRIPKTSIGKGIRSLFMRKRRDE, encoded by the exons ATGCATGCCAATCAG tttatttggaggccgtACGTCAATCGAAATCTGGCGGATATTTGTGttgccggtcgtcctatatggacgtcGATGACAACACTAATCTGCTGGAATATGGTTGAGCCACACATGCCACAGCGAGTGCTGCGACAgtttgggattgtccaaccgtatatcccgctTGTCGACCGGTTCCACGGAACTGATTTTACGAAACAGGATCGCCGTGGCAAAGCAGGTCGGAACTGGGTTGAGTGGCACGCCAAGCATATACAAGATTGGCATAATAGGCACGACACGGTGTATGTTGATTTGGAGTACTCATTCGAGCCTGTTGCTACTGATGAGTACATGGATTGGTTTCGCCGGATAACCGTGGTGTACCTAACAAAACCCGGCGTGCATGCTCCTGAGGGCTTCCATGAAACGGCGGCCTCTCATCACTACGCG gtggaTACCCTTCACAAAATACGCCACTTTCTTAGGGAGCAAGACATGTCAGGACGGCCGGATTTATTcaccatttcgaggatggttgaacATGGCCTCCAGATATGTGGGGAAGCTGAGACGATGGACTACCGTCCTTCCCAGCGCTCTGAGATGGACATCGAGGTGCCCGTGCGGCAAAAAGCGAAGCGGCGTGGAAAGAAGAAAGTTGGTGGACAGTCGTCATcatcaaggatggatactcaatTGGTTGATGATTCTGATGACGATTTTGAGGCTCctcctccaccaagatctgccgTGCGGGGTCGTCACTCTGTCAGCCACACGGGTGGTACAGGAGAAGATATCGGTCTCAGCGATCAACAatctccacctcggtcttctgtgAGAGACGACTTTTTTGatgttgatttagagaatgctGTCGTTgaagatactcctccgtccaGAATCCCTAAGACCAGTATCGGGAAGGGAATCCGTAGTCTGTTTATGCGGAAAAGGCGAGACGAGTGA
- the LOC121748063 gene encoding ER membrane protein complex subunit 1-like, protein MNMAIRVYLLLFIVLSYSYTAFSLYEDQVGLMDWHQQYIGKVKHAVFHTHKAARKRVVVSTEENVISSLDLRHGDIFWRHVLAPTDVIDQIDIALGKYVITLSSGGSILRAWNLPDGQMVWESTLLGPNASKPLLLVPANFKVDRENVMFIYGNGFIHAISSIDGEFIWKKELASEGINIQQLIYTDGSDTISAVGFVGTHRFGAYILDVKSGELLKYKSMEFTDGFSGDLSLVTDDTAVAIDSIGTSLVTIQFHDGLISFHQTLLSHLIQDFRRAAVISPSNIPGAFILETDNSVTLIKVISRGELKVVEELGHATAVSDALFLPGGQQAFALVQHRDGKILLTVKLDSDDGTSNLLEETIHLDNQRGKVQKVFINTYVRVDRSNGFRVLIVMEDDSLFLLQQGEIVWSREDGLASIVDVKPVVLPVEKDGVSVAKVENNLFEWLKGHLLKLKGTLMIATTPDDVAAIQKMRLLSSGKSKMTRDRNGFRKLLIVLTRAGKLFALHTGDGRIVWSRLLRTLRKSETCQSPRGISLHQWQDPHHHALDQNPSVLIVGRCGDSLDSAGLLSIVDAYTGEERNHMEPVHSIVHIIPLSFTDSLEQRLHLLLDANRRAHLYPRTAEALDIFQRESGNIYWYSAETEEGTLRGHSVHKNCVLEEADNFCFDSRDLWSIVFPSESEKIAATATRSLNEVVHTQAKVTEDQEVMYKYVSKNLLFLATVAPKDVGPIGSVTPDESYLIAYLIDTVTGRILHRVTHHGSVGPVHAVFSENWVVYHYFNLRAHRYEMSVIEIYDQARAENKDVLKLVLGTHNLTSPITAFSRPEVSTKSQSYFFAHSLKTMAVTLTAKGITSKQVLLGTIGDQVLALDKRFLDPRRTVNPTQAEKEEGIIPLTDSLSIIPQSYVTHTLKVEGLRGIVTVPAKLESTTLVFVYGTDLFFTRLAPSRTYDSLTEDFSYALLLITIGALVIAIFITWVWSEKKELQEKWR, encoded by the exons ATGAATATGGCGATTAGGGTTTATCTGCTTCTTTTCATCGTTCTCTCTTATTCCTACACCGCTTTCTCTCTCTATGAAGACCAAGTCGGCCTTATGGATTG GCATCAACAGTATATAGGCAAAGTGAAGCACGCAGTTTTCCACACACACAAGGCGGCGAGAAAGCGCGTTGTCGTATCCACTGAGGAAAACGTCATCTCCTCGCTTGATCTTCGCCATGGCGACATTT TTTGGAGGCATGTTTTGGCACCCACTGACGTCATCGATCAAATCGATATAGCTCTCGGAAAGT ATGTTATTACTCTGTCATCTGGGGGAAGTATCTTAAGAGCCTGGAACCTTCCTGATGGTCAGATGGTGTGGGAGTCAACTCTTCTTGGCCCAAACGCTTCGAAGCCATTATTGCTAGTGCCG GCTAATTTTAAGGTTGACAGGGAGAATGTAATGTTTATCTATGGAAACGGGTTTATTCATGCTATCTCAAGCATTGATGGTGAATTTATCTGGAAAAAGGAATTAGCTTCTGAAGG GATCAATATCCAACAATTAATTTATACAGATGGGAGTGATACAATCTCTGCAGTGGGTTTTGTTGGTACCCACCGGTTCGGTGCTTATATATTAGATGTTAAGAGTGGCGAGCTGTTGAAATATAAGAGCATGGAGTTTACCGATGGTTTTTCTGGGGACTTGTCACTTGTGACAGACGACACAGCAGTAGCAATAGATTCTATTGGTACAAGCTTGGTTACTATACAATTCCACGATGGGCTGATTAGCTTCCACCAGacacttctctctcatctcatCCAAGATTTTCGAAGGGCAGCTGTTATATCACCATCAAATATTCCAGGAGCGTTTATTTTAGAAACTGATAATTCTGTAACCCTTATTAAAGTTATAAGTAGAGGCGAGTTGAAGGTTGTTGAAGAACTTGGTCATGCAACTGCTGTGAGTGATGCTCTCTTTCTCCCAGGAGGCCAGCAAGCATTTGCTTTGGTTCAGCATCGTGATGGTAAGATTCTGCTGACTGTGAAGCTTGATAGTGATGATGGAACGTCCAATTTACTTGAGGAAACAATTCATTTGGATAATCAAAGGGGAAAAGTACAAAAGGTTTTCATCAATACATATGTCCGGGTGGACAGGTCAAATGGATTCAGGGTTTTGATTGTCATGGAAGACGATTCGTTATTTTTGTTACAGCAGGGCGAGATCGTCTGGAGTAGAGAAGATGGACTTGCTTCCATTGTAGATGTAAAACCCGTAGTGTTACCCGTTGAAAAGGATGGTGTATCAGTGGCAAAAGTAGAGAACAACCTTTTTGAATGGCTTAAG GGTCATCTGCTGAAGCTTAAAGGAACTCTAATGATAGCAACCACCCCTGATGATGTGGCCGCCATACAGAAGATGAGGTTACTAAGCTCTGGGAAAAGCAAGATGACTCGGGATCGCAATGGGTTCAGGAAGCTTCTTATAGTACTTACACGAGCAGGAAAACTTTTTGCACTGCACACTGGAGATGGGAGAATTGTGTGGTCTCGGTTACTTAGGACTCTTCGCAAGTCAGAGACGTGTCAGAGTCCTAGAGGGATTAGTTTACATCAGTGGCAGGACCCTCATCATCATGCTTTGGACCAGAATCCATCTGTTCTGATTGTTGGAAGATGTGGAGACAGTCTAGATTCTGCTGGATTGCTATCTATTGTTGATGCGTACACTGGGGAGGAGCGCAATCATATGGAACCTGTTCATTCCATTGTGCACATTATTCCATTGTCTTTTACTGATTCACTGGAGCAGCGATTGCATTTGCTATTAGATGCTAACAGGCGTGCTCACTTATATCCGAGAACTGCTGAGGCTCTTGATATTTTTCAGCGAGAATCAGGGAACATATACTGGTACTCTGCTGAAACTGAAGAGGGTACTCTAAGGGGTCATAGTGTGCATAAAAATTGTGTTCTAGAGGAGGCAGATAACTTCTGTTTTGACTCGAGGGACTTATGGTCAATTGTGTTCCCCTCAGAGTCAGAAAAGATTGCTGCAACTGCAACAAGAAGTTTAAATGAG GTAGTTCATACACAAGCAAAGGTGACAGAAGACCAGGAAGTCATGTACAAATATGTTTCAAAAAATCTACTGTTTTTGGCAACTGTTGCACCCAAAGATGTTGGTCCTATTGGTTCTGTTACCCCGGATGAATCATATCTGATTGCTTATTTGATTGATACGGTAACTGGTCGTATTTTGCACAGAGTGACCCATCATGGTTCTGTAGGCCCTGTTCATGCT GTGTTCAGTGAAAATTGGGTTGTGTATCACTATTTCAACCTAAGAGCACATCGGTATGAGATGTCTGTAATTGAAATATATGACCAAGCTCGTGCG GAGAACAAAGATGTGTTGAAGCTTGTTCTTGGGACGCATAATCTCACCTCTCCTATAACAGCTTTCTCCCGCCCTGAAGTCTCCACAAAGTCTCAATCGTATTTTTTTGCACATTCTCTGAAAACAATGGCGGTAACATTAACGGCCAAAGGTATAACTTCCAAGCAGGTTCTTCTTGGCACAATTGGTGATCAG GTGTTGGCTCTTGATAAGCGGTTCTTAGACCCCCGGAGAACCGTTAATCCTACTCAAGCCGAGAAAGAAGAAGGAATTATTCCTCTTACTGATTCATTATCAATTATACCTCAG TCTTATGTAACTCATACTCTTAAGGTGGAAGGTCTCAGAGGCATTGTAACAGTTCCGGCAAAGCTGGAGTCAACCACCCTTGTTTTTGTTTATGGCACAGATCTCTTTTTCACTCGGCTTGCACCTTCTAGAACATATGATTCTCTTACTGAGGATTTCAGCTACGCTCTGCTTCTAATCACTATTGGTGCCCTTGTTATTGCAATTTTTATTACCTGGGTTTGGTCCGAGAAGAAAGAGCTTCAGGAGAAGTGGAGGTGA